From Rhodococcus antarcticus, the proteins below share one genomic window:
- a CDS encoding NUDIX domain-containing protein — MSTPGAHDFPVVGTELVHRGAVLALRVDEVRMPGGRVANREVVEKQGAVAVVALDEQGRVLLLHQYRHPVARRLWELPAGLLDVAGEEPVLAAARELAEEAGLAAQRWSVLVDVASSPGFTDEAVRVFLAQGLSAVASGTGTDDEESDLTSAWVPLADAVARVLSGEIGSCTAVAGLLGLAALRSTGAQPRAVDAEWIDRPQRFVARGPRGA; from the coding sequence GTGAGCACTCCCGGCGCCCACGACTTCCCGGTCGTCGGCACCGAGCTGGTGCACCGTGGCGCGGTCCTGGCGCTGCGGGTGGACGAGGTGCGGATGCCCGGCGGCCGGGTCGCGAACCGCGAGGTGGTGGAGAAGCAGGGGGCCGTGGCGGTGGTGGCCCTGGACGAGCAGGGGCGGGTGCTGCTGCTGCACCAGTACCGCCACCCGGTGGCGCGGCGGCTGTGGGAGCTGCCCGCGGGACTGCTGGACGTGGCCGGCGAGGAGCCCGTGCTGGCTGCGGCCCGCGAGCTCGCCGAGGAGGCCGGGCTGGCTGCTCAGCGGTGGTCGGTGCTGGTGGACGTGGCCTCGTCCCCCGGGTTCACCGACGAGGCCGTGCGGGTTTTCCTGGCGCAGGGGCTGTCCGCCGTGGCCTCCGGGACGGGTACCGACGACGAGGAGTCCGACCTCACCAGCGCCTGGGTGCCGCTGGCCGACGCCGTCGCCCGGGTGCTGTCCGGCGAGATCGGGAGCTGCACCGCTGTCGCCGGGCTGCTCGGCCTGGCGGCCCTGCGCTCCACCGGGGCGCAGCCCCGCGCGGTCGACGCCGAGTGGATCGACCGGCCCCAGCGGTTCGTGGCCCGTGGACCTCGCGGCGCCTGA
- the steA gene encoding putative cytokinetic ring protein SteA yields MKLPALLSRSQETLPGVSGVARVDRNTPRLLRRVGHGDIAVLDEVDLDRATADALVAAEVSAVVNAAPSISGRYPNLGPEILVGAGIPLVDSVGTEVFRAVKDGARLRVHEGVVFAGDRQVAQGSEQSPESVADQMVEAKTGLVDHLEAFSGNTIEFIRRESPLLLDGVGVPDVDVDMDGRHVVVVSGGSGHEEELKSLKPFIKEYRPVLIGVDSGADTLRRLGYKPDLVVGDPEAIETDTLKCGAQVVLPAHSDGHAPGLERIQDLGVGAMTFPASGSSEDLALLLADHHGASLIVSVGSAATLDEFLDRGRRDSNPSTFLTRLKVGSKLVDAKAVATLYRSRVSGGVVLLLVLAAFVAIAVALAVSGAGPEYLDRGRQLWDSFYDWAGGLLQ; encoded by the coding sequence ATGAAGCTGCCCGCCCTGCTCTCCCGCTCCCAGGAGACCCTGCCCGGTGTGAGCGGGGTCGCCCGGGTCGACCGCAACACGCCACGTCTGCTGCGCCGCGTCGGCCACGGCGACATCGCCGTGCTCGACGAGGTCGATCTCGATCGGGCCACCGCGGACGCCCTGGTGGCCGCCGAGGTCTCCGCCGTGGTGAACGCAGCGCCCTCGATCTCCGGGCGCTACCCCAACCTCGGCCCCGAGATCCTCGTGGGTGCCGGCATCCCCCTGGTGGACTCGGTGGGCACCGAGGTGTTCCGGGCGGTCAAGGACGGTGCTCGGCTGCGGGTGCACGAGGGGGTCGTGTTCGCCGGTGACCGTCAGGTGGCCCAGGGCTCCGAGCAGTCCCCGGAGTCGGTCGCCGACCAGATGGTGGAGGCCAAGACCGGGCTCGTCGACCACCTCGAGGCCTTCTCGGGCAACACCATCGAGTTCATCCGCCGCGAGAGCCCGCTGCTGCTGGACGGGGTGGGCGTCCCCGACGTGGACGTCGACATGGACGGCCGTCACGTCGTCGTCGTGAGCGGCGGTTCCGGGCACGAGGAGGAGCTCAAGAGCCTCAAGCCCTTCATCAAGGAGTACCGGCCCGTGCTCATCGGGGTGGACTCCGGTGCGGACACGCTGCGGCGGCTCGGCTACAAGCCCGACCTCGTGGTGGGCGACCCGGAGGCGATCGAGACCGACACCCTCAAGTGCGGCGCCCAAGTGGTCCTGCCCGCTCACTCCGACGGGCACGCCCCCGGCCTGGAGCGGATCCAGGACCTCGGCGTCGGCGCGATGACCTTCCCCGCCTCGGGCTCGAGCGAGGACCTGGCCCTGCTGCTCGCCGACCACCACGGTGCCTCGTTGATCGTCAGCGTTGGGTCGGCTGCGACCTTGGACGAGTTCCTCGACCGAGGACGTCGGGACTCCAACCCGTCCACGTTCCTCACCCGGCTCAAGGTCGGTTCCAAGCTGGTGGACGCGAAGGCCGTGGCCACGCTGTACCGCAGCCGGGTCTCCGGCGGGGTGGTGCTGCTCCTGGTGCTGGCCGCCTTCGTGGCCATCGCCGTCGCGCTGGCCGTCTCCGGCGCCGGGCCGGAGTACCTCGACCGCGGCCGCCAGCTGTGGGACTCCTTCTACGACTGGGCCGGAGGCCTTCTCCAGTGA
- a CDS encoding CTP synthase gives MPQSRQHDRSTPTKHVFVTGGVASSLGKGLTASSLGQLLTARGLRVTMQKLDPYLNVDPGTMNPFQHGEVFVTEDGAETDLDIGHYERFLDRDLPSWANVTTGQVYSTVIAKERRGEYLGDTVQVIPHITDEIKSRIIAMDSADLQGVEPDVVITEIGGTVGDIESQPFLEAARQVRHDVGRDNVFFLHVSLVPFLAPSGELKTKPTQHSVAALRNIGIQPDALVLRADRDVPDGLKRKIALMCDVDYDGVVSTPDAPSIYDIPKVLHGEGLDAYVVRRLGLPFRDVDWTVWGDLLERVHSPQEHVRIAVVGKYVDLPDAYLSVTEALRAGGFAHEAKVEIVWVPSDSCESDAGAAAALRGVDGVLVPGGFGIRGIEGKVGALKHARLRGIPTLGLCLGLQCMVIEAARSLAGLEGASSSEFDPQTPYPVISTMAEQVAAVSGEADLGGTMRLGAYPAVLTPGSVVARAYGSTDVSERHRHRYEVNNSYRDQLTGAGLVISGTSPDGTLVEFVELPAEVHPFYVSTQAHPELKSRPTRPHPLFSAFVRAAIDYESAERLPVSVRSS, from the coding sequence TTGCCGCAGTCACGGCAGCACGACCGGTCCACCCCCACCAAGCACGTCTTCGTCACCGGCGGGGTGGCCTCCTCGCTCGGCAAGGGCCTCACGGCCTCGAGCCTGGGCCAGCTGCTCACCGCGCGGGGGCTCCGGGTGACCATGCAGAAGCTGGACCCGTACCTCAACGTGGACCCGGGGACGATGAACCCCTTCCAGCACGGGGAGGTGTTCGTCACCGAGGACGGGGCCGAGACCGATCTCGACATCGGGCACTACGAGCGCTTCCTCGACCGCGACCTGCCCAGCTGGGCGAACGTGACGACCGGGCAGGTGTACTCGACCGTCATCGCCAAGGAGCGCCGCGGCGAGTACCTCGGCGACACGGTCCAGGTCATCCCGCACATCACCGACGAGATCAAGTCCCGCATCATCGCGATGGACTCCGCCGACCTCCAGGGCGTGGAGCCCGACGTCGTCATCACCGAGATCGGCGGCACCGTCGGTGACATCGAGAGCCAGCCGTTCCTGGAGGCCGCCCGCCAGGTCCGCCACGACGTGGGCCGCGACAACGTGTTCTTCCTGCACGTCTCCCTGGTGCCGTTCCTGGCCCCCTCCGGCGAGCTGAAGACCAAGCCCACCCAGCACTCGGTGGCCGCGCTGCGCAACATCGGCATCCAGCCGGACGCGCTGGTCCTGCGCGCCGACCGTGACGTGCCCGACGGCCTCAAGCGCAAGATCGCCCTGATGTGCGACGTCGACTACGACGGTGTGGTGTCCACCCCGGACGCGCCCTCCATCTACGACATCCCCAAGGTGCTGCACGGGGAGGGCCTCGACGCCTACGTGGTGCGACGGCTGGGGCTGCCCTTCCGCGACGTCGACTGGACGGTGTGGGGCGACCTGCTGGAGCGGGTGCACTCCCCGCAGGAGCACGTGCGCATAGCGGTCGTCGGCAAGTACGTGGACCTCCCGGACGCCTACCTCTCCGTCACAGAGGCGCTGCGGGCGGGCGGTTTCGCGCACGAGGCCAAGGTGGAGATCGTGTGGGTGCCGTCGGACTCCTGCGAGAGCGACGCGGGGGCGGCAGCCGCGCTGCGCGGTGTCGACGGCGTGCTCGTGCCCGGAGGCTTCGGCATCCGCGGCATCGAGGGCAAGGTCGGTGCCCTCAAGCACGCCCGGCTGCGCGGCATCCCCACCCTGGGCCTGTGCCTCGGGCTGCAGTGCATGGTCATCGAGGCGGCGCGTTCCCTGGCCGGCCTCGAGGGGGCGAGCTCGAGCGAGTTCGACCCGCAGACCCCGTACCCGGTGATCTCCACGATGGCCGAGCAGGTGGCGGCCGTCTCCGGTGAGGCCGACCTGGGCGGCACCATGCGGCTGGGCGCCTATCCCGCGGTGCTCACCCCGGGCTCGGTGGTGGCCCGCGCCTACGGCAGCACCGACGTCTCCGAGCGGCACCGTCACCGCTACGAGGTCAACAACTCCTACCGCGACCAGCTCACCGGAGCCGGGCTCGTCATCAGTGGCACGTCCCCGGACGGCACCCTGGTGGAGTTCGTCGAGCTGCCGGCCGAGGTCCACCCGTTCTACGTCTCCACCCAGGCGCACCCCGAGCTCAAGAGCCGTCCCACCCGCCCGCACCCGCTCTTCTCGGCTTTCGTCCGGGCCGCCATCGACTACGAGTCCGCCGAACGCCTGCCGGTCTCGGTCCGCAGCTCGTGA
- a CDS encoding site-specific tyrosine recombinase XerD, producing MLEEQVRGYLDHLTVERGTARNTLDSYRRDLRRYVAHLHGRGVHQLAGVAEADVQEFVVALRTGDPEAGVAPLAATSAGRALVAARGLHRFALEEGLVAEDVAHEVRPPRAAQRLPRALPVHDVLALLEATGGAAGTAGPRQLRDRALLELLYSTGARISEAVGLDVDDVDAVTRSVLLDGKGGKQRLVPVGRPALAALDAWLVRGRPALLTRGTPAVFLNARGGRLSRQSAWQVLQQAATGAGLTVAVSPHTLRHSFATHLLDGGADVRVVQELLGHASVTTTQVYTLVTVEGLREVWAGAHPRAR from the coding sequence GTGCTCGAGGAGCAGGTGCGCGGCTACCTCGACCACCTCACCGTCGAGCGCGGCACCGCCCGGAACACGCTGGACTCCTACCGGCGGGACCTGCGCCGCTACGTCGCGCACCTGCACGGACGCGGGGTGCACCAGCTGGCGGGGGTGGCCGAGGCCGACGTGCAGGAGTTCGTGGTGGCCCTGCGCACGGGGGACCCGGAGGCGGGGGTCGCGCCGCTCGCGGCCACCTCCGCCGGACGGGCGCTGGTCGCCGCGCGTGGCCTGCACCGCTTCGCGCTCGAGGAGGGGCTGGTGGCCGAGGACGTCGCGCACGAGGTCCGGCCGCCCCGGGCGGCCCAGCGGCTGCCCAGGGCGCTGCCCGTGCACGACGTCCTCGCGCTGCTGGAGGCCACGGGCGGCGCTGCCGGGACGGCGGGGCCGCGCCAGCTGCGGGACCGGGCGCTGCTGGAGCTGCTGTACTCGACCGGGGCGAGGATCTCGGAGGCGGTGGGCCTGGACGTCGACGACGTGGACGCCGTGACCCGCTCGGTGCTGCTGGACGGCAAGGGGGGCAAGCAGCGACTGGTCCCCGTGGGCCGTCCGGCCCTCGCGGCACTGGACGCGTGGCTGGTGCGGGGCCGGCCCGCCCTGCTCACCCGGGGCACGCCGGCGGTGTTCCTCAACGCGCGGGGTGGGCGGCTGTCGCGGCAGAGCGCCTGGCAGGTGCTGCAGCAGGCCGCCACGGGGGCGGGGCTGACGGTCGCGGTCTCCCCGCACACCCTGCGGCACAGCTTCGCCACGCACCTGCTCGACGGTGGGGCGGACGTGCGGGTGGTGCAGGAGCTGCTCGGGCACGCCTCGGTGACGACGACCCAGGTGTACACGCTGGTCACCGTGGAGGGCCTGCGCGAGGTGTGGGCGGGCGCGCACCCCCGAGCGCGGTGA
- the recN gene encoding DNA repair protein RecN produces the protein MLSEMRIQGLGVIAEADVELGAGLTVLTGETGAGKTMVVTGLHLLSGARADPSRVRTDARRAVVEGRFTLDGPAGAAAAAVVEAAGADADEDGTVIAVRTVSADGPSRAHLGGRSVPAGTLAEFTGPLLTVHGQNDQLRLLRPAEQRAALDRSAEQVAPLLAAYRDARARWQTAARDLAERTARSAELAREAESLRAGLEEVAAVDPQPGEDVELSRTVNRLGDLDALRSGAAQAQAALMGSDDDESGGALGLVAQARARMLAAGDDALTAQQERLGEVVAVLTDVGAELSAYLADLPADGAALDSVLTRQSELKTLVRQHATDVDGVLEWAQHARARLVEVDVSGDTLDALAQRRDALAENAAATAGALRAARQAAATVLAAAVSTELSGLAMGQAQLEVAVTDRPAADGDTAALLVDGVLLHAGAHGVDEVELRLVAHAGAPALPVGRSASGGELSRVMLALEVVLATADTTATLVFDEVDAGVGGRAAVEVGRRLARLARTHQVIVVTHLPQVAAFADTHLVVDKAAADGAVTASGVRRLTSEERVAELARMLAGLDDTDTGRAHAEELLQTASADRAR, from the coding sequence GTGCTGTCCGAGATGCGGATCCAGGGTCTCGGAGTGATCGCCGAGGCCGACGTCGAGCTCGGCGCGGGGCTGACCGTGCTGACCGGGGAGACCGGCGCAGGCAAGACCATGGTCGTCACCGGTCTGCACCTGCTCAGCGGAGCCCGCGCCGATCCGAGCCGGGTGCGCACCGACGCGCGACGCGCCGTCGTCGAGGGGCGGTTCACCCTGGACGGACCCGCCGGTGCGGCGGCAGCGGCGGTGGTGGAGGCCGCGGGTGCGGACGCCGACGAGGACGGCACGGTCATCGCCGTGCGCACCGTCTCTGCCGACGGCCCCAGCCGAGCCCACCTCGGTGGGCGCAGCGTTCCCGCCGGCACCCTGGCCGAGTTCACCGGTCCGCTGCTGACCGTGCACGGCCAGAACGACCAGCTGCGCCTGCTGCGGCCGGCCGAGCAGCGCGCCGCCCTCGACCGCTCGGCCGAGCAGGTCGCCCCGCTGCTGGCCGCCTACCGGGACGCGCGGGCGCGGTGGCAGACCGCCGCGCGGGACCTCGCCGAGCGCACCGCCCGATCGGCCGAGCTCGCGAGGGAGGCCGAGTCGCTGCGCGCCGGGCTCGAGGAGGTGGCGGCGGTGGACCCGCAGCCCGGCGAGGACGTCGAGCTCTCCCGCACCGTGAACCGGCTCGGGGACCTGGACGCGCTCCGGTCCGGGGCGGCCCAGGCGCAGGCCGCCCTGATGGGCTCCGACGACGACGAGTCCGGGGGAGCGCTGGGGCTGGTGGCGCAGGCCCGGGCCCGGATGCTGGCCGCCGGTGACGACGCGCTCACCGCTCAGCAGGAGCGTCTCGGCGAGGTGGTGGCCGTGCTCACCGACGTCGGGGCCGAGCTCAGCGCGTACCTGGCGGACCTCCCCGCGGACGGCGCTGCGCTCGACTCCGTGCTCACCCGGCAGTCCGAGCTCAAGACGCTCGTGCGCCAGCACGCCACCGACGTCGACGGGGTGCTCGAGTGGGCCCAGCACGCCCGTGCGCGGCTGGTCGAGGTGGACGTCTCCGGGGACACCCTCGATGCCCTCGCCCAGCGCCGTGACGCCCTCGCGGAGAACGCCGCCGCCACGGCGGGCGCGCTGCGGGCCGCGCGCCAGGCGGCCGCGACCGTGCTGGCCGCCGCCGTGAGCACCGAGCTGTCCGGTCTGGCGATGGGCCAGGCCCAGCTGGAGGTGGCGGTGACCGACCGGCCGGCAGCGGACGGGGACACCGCGGCGCTGCTGGTGGACGGGGTGCTGCTGCACGCCGGTGCCCACGGGGTGGACGAGGTGGAGCTGCGGCTGGTCGCCCACGCCGGTGCGCCCGCGCTGCCGGTCGGGCGCAGTGCCTCCGGCGGCGAGCTCTCCCGCGTCATGCTGGCGCTGGAGGTGGTGCTGGCCACCGCCGACACCACGGCGACCCTGGTGTTCGACGAGGTCGACGCGGGCGTCGGCGGTCGCGCAGCCGTCGAGGTGGGGCGCCGGCTGGCCCGGCTCGCCCGCACCCACCAGGTCATCGTGGTCACCCACCTGCCGCAGGTCGCGGCCTTCGCCGACACCCACCTCGTCGTCGACAAGGCGGCGGCTGACGGTGCCGTGACGGCGAGCGGCGTCCGCAGGCTGACCAGCGAGGAACGGGTGGCCGAGCTGGCCCGGATGCTGGCCGGGCTCGACGACACCGACACCGGTCGGGCGCACGCGGAGGAGCTGCTGCAGACGGCCTCGGCGGACCGCGCCCGGTAG
- a CDS encoding NAD kinase translates to MSTPTPSGPPREVLLVVHTGRAENAEPAKRVAARLTAAGIGLRVLVEENEDLALPSVLGAHPVDASPAAAAGAELVLVLGGDGTLLRAAEIARPARVPVLGINLGRVGFLAEADPDDLEAALDAVVNTEYRVEERMTLDAVVTLDDVVLGRSWALNEASVEKRSRGGILEVVLEVDGRPLSGFGCDGVLVSTPTGSTAYAFSAGGPVMWPDTEALLVVPSNAHALFAGPLVVSPHSVVAVEIDANGPGAVLSCDSRRTVAVPAGARVEVVRGETPVRLVRFDNAPFTDRLVGKFNLPVQGWRGKHH, encoded by the coding sequence GTGAGCACTCCCACCCCGTCGGGGCCCCCGCGCGAGGTGCTCCTCGTGGTGCACACCGGACGGGCCGAGAACGCCGAGCCCGCCAAGCGGGTGGCCGCGCGGCTCACCGCGGCCGGCATCGGGCTGCGGGTGCTGGTCGAGGAGAACGAGGACCTCGCCCTGCCCAGCGTGCTCGGGGCGCACCCGGTGGACGCCAGCCCGGCGGCCGCGGCCGGCGCGGAGCTCGTCCTGGTGCTCGGCGGCGACGGCACCCTGCTGCGCGCGGCCGAGATCGCGCGTCCCGCGCGGGTACCCGTGCTGGGCATCAACCTCGGACGGGTGGGGTTCCTCGCCGAGGCCGACCCCGACGACCTCGAGGCCGCGCTGGACGCGGTGGTGAACACCGAGTACCGGGTCGAGGAGCGGATGACCCTGGACGCGGTGGTGACCCTGGACGACGTGGTTCTCGGCCGAAGCTGGGCGCTGAACGAGGCCAGCGTCGAGAAGCGGTCCCGCGGGGGGATCCTCGAGGTCGTGCTGGAGGTCGACGGCCGCCCGCTGTCCGGCTTCGGCTGCGACGGGGTGCTCGTCTCCACGCCCACCGGCTCCACCGCCTACGCGTTCTCCGCCGGCGGTCCCGTGATGTGGCCGGACACCGAGGCGCTGCTCGTGGTGCCGAGCAACGCCCACGCGCTGTTCGCCGGGCCGCTCGTGGTCAGCCCGCACTCGGTGGTGGCGGTGGAGATCGACGCCAACGGGCCGGGCGCCGTGCTCAGCTGCGACAGCCGCCGCACCGTCGCCGTACCGGCCGGTGCCCGGGTGGAGGTGGTCCGCGGCGAGACCCCGGTGCGCCTGGTCCGCTTCGACAACGCGCCGTTCACCGACCGCCTGGTGGGCAAGTTCAACCTGCCGGTGCAGGGCTGGCGGGGCAAGCACCACTGA
- a CDS encoding copper transporter: MISLRHHVISIAAVFLALALGVVLGSTSLSDGLLSGLRSDNTDLRSTNDGQQAELNTLRGQLRSADGFDLALAPLALRGSLAQRSVVVVTGPEADSADRDAIISLIGQAGATVTGQVSLTAAFVDPSNADQLRSTVTNVIPAGVQLPTGTVDAGSLAGALLGSVLLLNGTTAQPQSTPEELSVALQALQAGGFVGQSQGKVTPGQLAVVLTGGAVTGAGAGDRAASVARFAAALDRAGAGAVLAGRAGSAEGNGPVGVARADTDITAALTTVDNVDTAAGQITTVLGLQEQLNGAAGRYGTASSAQGITVSGPQAG; encoded by the coding sequence GTGATCTCGCTGCGCCACCACGTCATCTCCATCGCCGCCGTGTTCCTGGCGCTGGCCCTGGGGGTCGTGCTCGGCTCCACCTCGCTCTCCGACGGGTTGCTCTCCGGGCTCCGATCGGACAACACCGACCTGCGGAGCACGAACGACGGCCAGCAGGCCGAGCTCAACACCCTGCGCGGCCAGCTCAGGAGCGCGGACGGCTTCGACCTGGCGCTCGCACCGCTCGCGCTGCGCGGCTCCCTCGCGCAGCGCTCCGTCGTCGTGGTGACGGGCCCGGAGGCGGACTCCGCCGACCGGGACGCGATCATCTCCCTGATCGGACAGGCCGGGGCGACCGTGACGGGCCAGGTGTCGCTGACGGCGGCGTTCGTGGATCCCTCCAACGCCGACCAGCTGCGCTCCACCGTCACGAACGTGATCCCGGCCGGCGTGCAGCTGCCCACCGGCACCGTGGACGCGGGCAGCCTCGCCGGAGCGCTGCTGGGCTCGGTGCTGCTGCTGAACGGCACCACCGCACAGCCCCAGAGCACACCCGAGGAGCTCAGCGTCGCCCTGCAGGCCCTCCAGGCCGGTGGCTTCGTCGGGCAGAGCCAGGGCAAGGTCACGCCCGGGCAGCTCGCCGTGGTGCTCACCGGGGGGGCGGTCACCGGCGCCGGTGCGGGCGACCGGGCCGCCTCGGTGGCGCGCTTCGCGGCAGCCCTGGACCGCGCGGGTGCGGGGGCCGTGCTGGCCGGGCGCGCGGGGTCCGCCGAGGGCAACGGACCGGTGGGCGTGGCCCGGGCCGACACCGACATCACGGCGGCCCTCACCACGGTGGACAACGTCGACACCGCAGCCGGCCAGATCACCACGGTCCTCGGACTCCAGGAGCAGCTCAACGGTGCTGCTGGGCGGTACGGCACGGCGAGCTCGGCCCAGGGGATCACCGTGTCCGGACCGCAGGCCGGCTGA
- a CDS encoding ParA family protein → MPTPQVPAPPVDADGLGPTGRAPRPVPEPPVLTSHGPARVIAMCNQKGGVGKTTSTINLGAALAEAGRRVLLVDLDPQGALSAGLGVAHHELELTVHNLLVERKVSIDDVLMRTHVDGMDLLPSNIDLSAAEIQLVTEVGREQTLGRVLHPVLDRYDYVLIDCQPSLGLLTVNALTCADAVIIPMECEYFSLRGLALLNDTLEKVRDRLNPRLRLAGILVTMFDARTLHAREVMARVVEVFGDTVYDTVINRTVKFPETSVAGESIITWAPKSAGATAYRALAREVIAR, encoded by the coding sequence CTGCCGACACCGCAGGTGCCCGCACCCCCGGTCGACGCCGACGGCTTGGGCCCCACCGGCCGCGCCCCCCGCCCGGTGCCCGAACCGCCCGTGCTCACCAGCCACGGCCCGGCCCGGGTCATCGCCATGTGCAACCAGAAGGGCGGCGTCGGCAAGACCACGTCGACCATCAACCTCGGCGCGGCGCTGGCGGAGGCCGGTCGGCGCGTGCTGCTGGTGGACCTCGACCCGCAGGGTGCGCTCTCCGCGGGTCTCGGGGTCGCCCACCACGAGCTCGAGCTCACGGTGCACAACCTGCTGGTCGAGCGGAAGGTCTCAATCGACGACGTGCTCATGCGCACCCACGTCGACGGCATGGACCTGCTGCCCAGCAACATCGACCTCTCCGCCGCGGAGATCCAGCTCGTCACCGAGGTGGGCCGCGAGCAGACCCTCGGGCGGGTCCTGCACCCCGTGCTCGACCGCTACGACTACGTGCTCATCGACTGCCAGCCCTCGCTCGGCCTGCTCACCGTCAACGCCCTGACCTGCGCTGACGCCGTGATCATCCCGATGGAGTGCGAGTACTTCAGCCTGCGTGGGCTCGCGCTGCTCAACGACACCCTGGAGAAGGTGCGCGACCGGCTGAACCCACGGCTGCGCCTGGCCGGGATCCTGGTGACGATGTTCGACGCCCGAACCCTGCACGCCCGCGAGGTGATGGCCCGGGTGGTCGAGGTGTTCGGCGACACGGTGTACGACACCGTCATCAACCGCACCGTCAAGTTCCCCGAGACCTCGGTGGCGGGAGAGTCGATCATCACCTGGGCGCCGAAGTCGGCGGGCGCCACGGCCTACCGGGCGCTGGCCCGCGAGGTCATCGCGCGGTGA
- a CDS encoding TlyA family RNA methyltransferase has translation MARRARVDAELVRRGLARSREHATELVAAGRVLINGSVATKPATAVEAGTPVRVTQQSGEHQWASRGAHKLLGALAAFGPGGLAVKGRRCLDAGASTGGFTDVLLQRGAREVVAVDVGYGQLVWRLQSDDRVHVLDRTNARALDAEAVGGAVDLVVGDLSFISLRLVLPALAACTTPGADLVPMVKPQFEVGRERVGHGGVVRDPELRASAVLDVAAVAAALGLCTRGAVASPLPGPSGNVEFFLWLTHDPATAAAQDLDEVRSMIGTAVQEGPQ, from the coding sequence GTGGCGCGCCGCGCGAGGGTCGACGCCGAGCTCGTCCGTCGGGGCCTGGCCCGCTCCCGGGAGCACGCGACCGAGCTCGTGGCGGCCGGCCGGGTGCTGATCAACGGGTCGGTGGCCACGAAGCCGGCCACCGCGGTCGAGGCCGGTACCCCGGTGCGGGTCACCCAGCAGTCCGGCGAGCATCAGTGGGCCTCGCGCGGGGCGCACAAGCTGCTCGGTGCGCTGGCCGCGTTCGGGCCCGGCGGCCTCGCGGTGAAGGGGCGCCGCTGCCTCGACGCGGGCGCCTCGACCGGCGGGTTCACCGACGTGCTCCTGCAGCGCGGGGCTCGGGAGGTGGTGGCTGTCGACGTCGGCTACGGCCAGCTCGTGTGGCGGCTGCAGAGCGACGATCGTGTGCACGTGCTGGACCGCACCAACGCCCGTGCGCTCGACGCCGAGGCCGTGGGGGGCGCCGTGGACCTCGTGGTCGGCGACCTGTCGTTCATCTCGCTGCGGCTCGTGCTGCCCGCCCTGGCGGCCTGCACCACACCGGGTGCGGACCTGGTGCCCATGGTGAAGCCGCAGTTCGAGGTGGGCCGGGAGCGGGTCGGTCACGGCGGGGTGGTCCGCGACCCCGAGCTGCGTGCCTCCGCCGTGCTCGACGTGGCCGCCGTGGCCGCCGCCCTGGGGCTGTGCACCCGGGGTGCCGTGGCCAGCCCGCTGCCGGGCCCGTCCGGCAACGTCGAGTTCTTCCTCTGGCTCACCCACGACCCCGCCACCGCCGCCGCACAGGATCTCGACGAGGTCCGGTCGATGATCGGCACCGCCGTCCAGGAAGGCCCCCAGTGA